Proteins from one Deltaproteobacteria bacterium genomic window:
- a CDS encoding FAD-binding oxidoreductase, whose amino-acid sequence MPNTADVVIIGGGVMGCALAYNLAKEGLKPVVIEKSDIGGEASGSNGGGVRQSARNLKEMPLAMESIRLFGHLHEELEMDVEYVRGGNLRLCTSEEDLVTMRKSVENQKTAGLELEMIDRQQVLDLNPFVGERVVGATYCPTDGHANPFLVTYGFFLKAKRLGARFFTQEKAVDIKLKKNRVTQVVTNRQVFDTDLVVNAAGIGGRKIANLVGLDYPMKPVFTEALITEPYPPLFKQMLGHARGLFYGRQTLHGSFFWGGFVGTENFIYREGKPLFNFIGPAISRMVLDYFPVLKNLQVIRMWSGLIDQMSDGIPVLGMTSEVPGFVFCTGFSGHGF is encoded by the coding sequence ATGCCAAATACAGCCGATGTGGTAATTATAGGCGGAGGGGTTATGGGATGTGCGCTGGCCTATAACCTGGCCAAAGAAGGCCTTAAACCCGTGGTGATTGAAAAGTCGGATATCGGCGGCGAGGCCTCGGGCAGTAATGGCGGTGGGGTCCGGCAGTCGGCCAGGAACCTTAAAGAAATGCCCCTGGCCATGGAGAGCATCCGTTTATTCGGTCATCTTCACGAAGAACTGGAAATGGATGTGGAATATGTGCGGGGGGGAAACCTCCGCCTCTGCACCAGCGAAGAGGACCTGGTGACCATGCGGAAATCGGTGGAGAATCAGAAGACGGCCGGGCTGGAACTGGAGATGATCGACCGTCAGCAGGTCCTTGATCTTAACCCTTTCGTAGGGGAAAGGGTAGTCGGGGCCACTTATTGCCCTACCGACGGCCACGCCAATCCTTTTTTGGTCACCTACGGTTTTTTTCTAAAGGCCAAACGTCTCGGGGCCCGGTTTTTTACCCAGGAGAAAGCGGTTGATATCAAGCTTAAAAAAAACAGGGTTACCCAGGTGGTTACCAATAGGCAAGTCTTCGATACCGATCTGGTCGTCAACGCCGCCGGGATCGGCGGACGGAAGATCGCCAATCTGGTGGGTTTGGATTATCCTATGAAACCGGTCTTCACCGAGGCCCTGATTACCGAACCCTATCCCCCTCTTTTTAAACAGATGCTCGGTCATGCCCGGGGTCTTTTTTACGGACGACAGACCCTTCACGGCTCTTTCTTTTGGGGGGGATTTGTGGGGACGGAGAACTTCATCTATCGGGAAGGAAAACCCCTTTTTAACTTTATCGGGCCGGCCATTTCCCGGATGGTCCTGGACTATTTTCCGGTCCTCAAGAATTTGCAGGTCATTCGTATGTGGTCCGGACTGATTGACCAGATGTCGGATGGGATTCCTGTCTTAGGGATGACCAGCGAGGTGCCGGGCTTTGTCTTCTGTACCGGTTTCAGTGGTCATGGATTT
- a CDS encoding (2Fe-2S)-binding protein — MAEEEVDRIVNLVIERFKKLKGLEGLPRQEGKVSATADDDDLVICRCEEITKGEIKEAIRNGLKTVSGIKRITRAGMGLCQGQTCERLVTQILARELGQTPAALEPMTARAPVRPLPLSVLATG, encoded by the coding sequence ATGGCCGAAGAAGAAGTTGATCGGATTGTCAATCTGGTCATTGAGCGTTTTAAAAAACTCAAAGGGCTGGAGGGTCTTCCCAGGCAGGAGGGAAAAGTCTCTGCAACGGCTGACGACGACGATCTGGTCATCTGCCGTTGCGAAGAGATCACTAAAGGAGAGATCAAAGAAGCCATTCGAAATGGACTTAAGACCGTAAGCGGGATTAAACGAATTACCCGGGCCGGCATGGGATTATGTCAGGGTCAGACTTGTGAGCGATTGGTGACCCAAATCCTGGCTCGTGAGTTGGGCCAGACACCCGCTGCCCTGGAGCCGATGACGGCCCGGGCCCCGGTGAGACCCCTGCCCCTGTCGGTTTTGGCTACGGGATAA
- the eutJ gene encoding ethanolamine utilization protein EutJ codes for MMKPLDTLNRIMNRPEHWDFSGAGELWAGVDLGTCKSKVIVVDEQGFPRAALMRQSEGIGSGLIIDYPGTLALLKELMAEIRTRSPLPIEKGATSYPPQTESGNIHTTTYILQGAGLEVLNVLDEPTAANRVLNLEDGAIVDVGGGTTGVALIQDGRIIRTCDEATGGVHLSLVLAGHLKISFEQAERIKTDQARQQECLPIVRPVIDKISTIIRSALNGFGNIKKICLVGGTCQLEGLTELVAENLGLEVFRPEAPQGITPYGIALSCLEEKIIFTSYSKAS; via the coding sequence ATGATGAAGCCCCTCGACACCCTCAATCGAATCATGAATCGCCCGGAACACTGGGATTTTTCAGGGGCGGGGGAATTATGGGCTGGTGTGGACCTGGGGACCTGTAAGAGCAAGGTCATCGTGGTGGATGAGCAAGGCTTCCCGAGGGCAGCCCTTATGCGGCAATCCGAAGGAATTGGCAGCGGACTGATCATTGACTATCCGGGCACACTCGCCCTGTTGAAGGAATTAATGGCCGAGATCCGAACCCGCAGCCCCCTGCCCATTGAAAAAGGGGCTACCTCCTATCCCCCTCAAACGGAATCCGGAAACATCCATACCACCACCTATATCCTCCAGGGGGCGGGTCTGGAGGTGCTCAATGTCCTTGATGAACCTACAGCCGCCAACCGGGTTCTCAATCTGGAAGACGGGGCGATTGTCGATGTGGGTGGTGGCACTACCGGGGTGGCCCTGATCCAGGACGGCAGGATCATCCGGACCTGCGATGAGGCTACCGGCGGGGTCCACCTTTCCCTGGTCCTGGCCGGACATTTGAAGATCAGCTTTGAACAGGCCGAAAGGATTAAAACCGACCAGGCCCGGCAACAGGAATGCCTGCCCATCGTCCGTCCGGTGATTGACAAGATCTCCACTATTATCCGCTCAGCCCTGAACGGATTCGGGAATATTAAAAAGATCTGTCTGGTGGGAGGGACCTGCCAATTGGAGGGGTTGACCGAACTGGTAGCCGAGAATCTCGGCCTGGAAGTTTTTCGGCCCGAGGCCCCTCAGGGGATAACTCCCTATGGTATCGCCCTTTCCTGTCTGGAAGAAAAAATTATCTTTACATCCTATTCCAAGGCCTCTTGA
- a CDS encoding BMC domain-containing protein has translation MDFKAIGLIELNSVAKGIHSADEMIKAASVELIMARPVCPGRYLAMIAGDVGSVQNSVAVGKETAGEFLVDSFVIPNVHPSIFPALSCATPIPRIGALGIIETFSSASCIMAADAAVKAAEVEIIEIRCATGLAGKSYVTLTGDVGSVQAAVSAGLEALEEEGLILSHVVIPSLSRELYPNLI, from the coding sequence ATGGATTTCAAAGCCATAGGACTGATTGAACTCAACAGCGTGGCCAAAGGGATCCACTCCGCCGATGAAATGATCAAGGCGGCCAGCGTGGAACTCATCATGGCCCGTCCGGTCTGCCCCGGCCGCTATCTGGCCATGATCGCCGGGGATGTGGGTTCGGTCCAGAACTCAGTAGCGGTGGGCAAAGAAACGGCCGGTGAATTCCTGGTGGATTCTTTTGTTATTCCCAATGTGCACCCGAGCATTTTTCCGGCCCTCAGTTGTGCGACCCCGATTCCCCGAATAGGCGCCCTGGGGATTATAGAAACCTTTTCGTCGGCCTCCTGTATCATGGCGGCCGATGCGGCGGTCAAAGCAGCCGAGGTGGAAATCATCGAGATTCGCTGTGCCACCGGTCTGGCCGGAAAATCCTATGTGACCCTGACCGGGGATGTGGGCTCGGTCCAGGCCGCCGTCAGCGCCGGGTTGGAGGCCCTGGAAGAGGAAGGCTTGATCCTGAGCCATGTGGTCATCCCTTCCTTGAGCCGGGAACTCTATCCCAATTTGATATGA
- a CDS encoding SLBB domain-containing protein, whose amino-acid sequence MSQGIIDRVKEAGVVGAGGAGFPTHVKLQARVERVLGNGASCEPLLMSDPYLVEHEADRLLRGLRLVMECTGAVQGTLCLKGKHREAMAAAREKAGKGPFQGIDVFELGDFYPAGDEQVLVYEVMKRVVPEGGLPLQVGAVVSNVESLLNIARAVDEKKPVVDRYLTVGGEVARPCILKVPIGLSVGEVIDLAGGALITDYKVVLGGPMMGQVVSDLTAPVTKTTSGVLVLAPDHPVVADKIKDPDRLRNITRLVCCQCSRCTDLCPRSLLGHTLAPHKIMRQLGAAPAALEVQKDTLICSECGVCEKYACPMMISPREVNAQIKRSLLAQGIKRSPKREAYHPSAFREGRKIPTKRLMERLQIGRYDVHPNLFPLEIRIDQVRIPLKQHLGAPAVPVVKPGDRVKKGDLIGEIPEKALGARIHASLSGVVVSVGEEVVIKQVSPGGR is encoded by the coding sequence ATGAGCCAGGGGATTATCGACCGGGTAAAGGAAGCCGGGGTAGTTGGTGCCGGAGGGGCCGGTTTTCCTACCCACGTCAAATTACAGGCCCGGGTGGAACGGGTCCTGGGCAACGGGGCCTCCTGTGAGCCGCTGCTGATGAGTGATCCCTATCTGGTTGAGCATGAAGCCGATCGCCTCCTTCGGGGTCTCCGCCTGGTCATGGAGTGCACCGGGGCCGTTCAGGGGACCCTCTGTTTAAAGGGGAAGCACCGGGAGGCCATGGCCGCGGCCCGGGAGAAGGCCGGCAAAGGGCCTTTCCAGGGGATCGATGTTTTTGAATTGGGCGACTTTTATCCGGCCGGGGATGAGCAGGTCCTGGTCTATGAGGTCATGAAAAGGGTGGTCCCCGAGGGGGGGCTTCCACTTCAGGTCGGGGCCGTAGTCAGTAACGTAGAGTCCCTTTTGAATATTGCCCGGGCCGTGGATGAAAAAAAACCTGTGGTAGACCGGTACCTGACCGTTGGGGGAGAAGTGGCCCGGCCGTGCATCCTGAAAGTGCCCATCGGCCTTTCCGTAGGGGAGGTTATCGACCTGGCCGGGGGAGCCTTGATCACGGATTATAAAGTCGTCCTGGGCGGACCCATGATGGGCCAGGTGGTCTCGGACCTGACTGCGCCGGTAACCAAGACGACCAGCGGGGTTTTGGTCCTGGCCCCGGATCACCCGGTGGTGGCCGATAAAATCAAGGACCCGGACCGGCTTCGGAACATCACCCGCCTGGTCTGCTGTCAATGTTCCCGCTGTACGGATCTATGCCCCCGGAGCCTGTTAGGACACACATTGGCCCCTCACAAAATTATGCGACAATTAGGCGCTGCTCCAGCGGCACTGGAGGTCCAGAAGGATACCCTGATCTGCTCAGAGTGCGGGGTGTGCGAGAAATATGCCTGCCCTATGATGATCTCTCCCAGGGAAGTGAATGCCCAGATCAAAAGAAGTTTGCTGGCCCAGGGCATAAAGCGTTCTCCGAAACGGGAGGCCTACCATCCCTCGGCCTTTAGGGAAGGACGGAAGATCCCTACCAAACGGCTGATGGAACGGCTGCAGATCGGGCGCTATGATGTGCATCCAAATTTATTCCCCTTGGAAATCCGGATAGACCAGGTCAGGATTCCCCTGAAACAACACCTGGGGGCCCCGGCCGTGCCGGTGGTCAAACCCGGCGACCGGGTTAAAAAAGGGGACCTGATAGGCGAGATCCCGGAAAAGGCCCTGGGAGCCAGGATCCATGCCAGTCTGAGTGGGGTGGTCGTTTCGGTCGGGGAAGAGGTCGTTATCAAACAGGTGAGCCCCGGAGGGCGCTGA